The sequence GCGGCAGACGCGGAAGAGGCGGTATTCGCCCTCCTCCTGGCTGCCCGGCGCAAGGGTGCCGATCGCGACTTCCCGCGCAGTCTTCACCTTGTTGACCAGGATCCAGCCGAGGTCCGCGGTGGGCGTGTCGGCGGCGCGGCGCTCCAGCAGCAGCGTGTCGCCCTCCAGCCCGCCGACCGCGCGCAGCACGCCCTCGCCCTGCAGCAGCGCGTGGCCCGTCTTCAACGCATGAACGCGCTTGATGAAGCGCCGCAGGTCCATCCGCCGCCGCTCCCAGTCGGTCGGCTTCGTCTCCACCACGTTCACCTGCTTGCGGAAGCCGAACTCGTAGCCGATCGGCATCATGATCCCGGCCGAGAACGCCGCCGCGAATGCGTAGCGCTGCCGCTGCACCGCCTCGTCGCCGTCCGTGTCCGCCGCCAGCCGCGAGGTGTCGTGCGACTCGGGGAAGGCGACGCTGGGCGCGATCGTGCGAAACTCCTCGTGCTGCTTCAGCGCCCACGGCTCGCGGAAGTCCCACCATTTGGACGAGTTGAAGAAGAAGTCGAACCCCGCGTCCGCCAGCGCGGCGACGTCCTCGGTCGGCGCGCCCAGCGTCTCGGCGAAGAACTTCACCTCGCGGTCCACGCGGCGCGCCTCGTCGATCAGGTGGCGCCACAGCTCGGACGGCACCTTGTACGCGGCGTCGCAACGGAAGCCGCGGAAGCCCAGCTCGATGGAGTCCCGCACCAGCTCCGTCCAGTACGCCCACAGCTCCTGGCGGCCGTGGTGCGTCTCGTTGTCGATCTCCGCCAGGTCGCCCCAGGTGGTGACCTTGGACGGATCGTCCGGATCGACGACGAAGGGGCTGCGCACCTGGCCCCGCTCGTCGCGGACGTACCACTCGGGGTGCTCCTGGATGAGCGGCGAGTCCTTGGCCGTGTGGTTGATGACCAGGTCCATGATCGGCTGCACGCCAAGCGCGGAGATCTCCGCCAGCGCGGCGCGGAGCGGCTCCAGGCTCATGGGGTCCGCGCCGGCGGGCACGAAGAGCGGGTTGAGCCGGCGGTACTCCTTGACGGCGTACAGGCTGCCGCTGAACCCCGGGTAGTGCCAGGGGTTGAGGTACACCCAGTCGAACCCCATGTCGCGCGCGCGCCGGGCATGCTCCGCCCACCGCGTCGTGGGGCCCACCAGCCGCTGGAAGAGGTTGTAGATGCGCGGCGTCACGCTGCGCCCCCCAGGATCGAGCGGATCCCTTCCAGCGGCACCCAGATCCAGTCCGGCCGGTTGTTCATCTCGTACCCCAGCTCGTACACGGCCTTCTCCAGCTCGAACACCGCCAGCGCCCGCGCGAACACGTCGGCGTCGGCCGGCACGATGGGCGAGCCCGCCACCGTCGCGCGGTACGCGCCCAGGAAGAGGGTGCGGGCCTCGCGCTCCCATGCGGCCGCCCACCGCTCCAGCGACATCCGGGTGCGGTAGTCGTCGGTGCGGTAATCCTTGAGCGCCACGCGCACGGCGTAGTTGAAGGAGCGCAGCATTCCCGCCACGTCGCGCAGCGGCGAGCCCTTGGCGCGGCGCTCGGCGAGCGGGCGCGCCGGCTCGCCCTCGTAGTCCAGGATGTACCACTCCGACCCGTCCGGCCCCGGCTTTTCCGCGCGGAGCACCTGCCCCAGGTGGTAGTCGCCGTGGAAGCGGGTGCGCACCGTCCCCGCCTCCTGGAGCAGCCGCAGGTCGTCGCCGCGCTGGCGGACGTCGGCCGCGGCACGCACCACGGCCGTCAGCTCGTTGAGGAGCGCGGACGGGAAGGCGCCGGGGATCTTTTCGAGGCGCAGCCCCAGCTCGCCCAGCACCTCGTCCACGTGGCGGGCGAAGGCATCCGCGTACGCGCGCACCTCCGCGTCGCCCACCGGCTCCGGCGCGAAGTCCGGCTCGTCGTCGCCCGCGGAGGCGAGCGCCAGGTGCAGCCGCGCGGTGGTGGCGCCCAGCCGCTCGATGGACGGGAAGAAGTCGCCCGCCATCCGCCGCACCGCCTCCTGCCCCGCGACCGTCTCGGGATCGGCGGCGCTGCGGGAGGCGGCGCCCATGTAGCGCTCGAGCGCCTTCAGCGCCACGCTCCACGCATCCCCCGTGTTGGGGATGAAGGCGAAGAGCCCCGCTACCGACGACGGCTCGCCCGCCCCCTGGTGCTCGATCCACCCGCCCAGCGCCGGCAGGTTGCGGAACGTGGTGCGCTCGGTGAGGAAGCGCGTCACCTCCAGGTCCGGGTTCATCCCCGCTTCCAGCTTGCGGAAGACCTTGAGGATGGCCGAGTCGCCGATGATCAGCGAGGTGTTGCTCTGCTCGGCGGAGATGGCGCGCACGGGCCCGCGCTGCTGGTCCAGCTCCTCGAAGGTGCGCCCGCGGCGAGCCACCAGCCGGCCGCTCTGCCCCTCGATGACCGCTTCCTCGCGGATGGCGTCCAGCAGCGCCCCGGCGAAGCGGCGGTCGCCCAGCGCTTCGAAGACGCGGAACTCCCCCGCCTCGGTGGCCTGCGAGACGATCGCCTCCGGCGCCACACCCGGCTGCAGCGTGGGGTGCAGCGAGAGCGGGAGGAAGTACACCTCCGGCTCGCCCTCCTCGTACCTCACCCGCAGCACCGACGCGATGGCGCGCGGCCCGCGCTCCGGACGCACGATGGCGTGGTCCACCAGCTCGGTGCCCAGGATCTCGCGCGCCTTGCCGCGGAACCAGCGCTGCGAGCGCAGCCACTCGTGCGGCACCGCGGCGACCATCCCCGCCAGCACCCCCGCGTCCTCGAAGACGCGCGCCTCTGCCTCCGCCCACTCGGCCGGCACGTCGTTCCCCGCATCGGCTTCCACGCGCACCGGCCGCAGCCCGAACCAGAAGAACCCGTAGGGGCTCAGCGTCAGCGCGTACGGCGTCTCGTCGATGGGAAGGAACGACGTCTGCCCCAGCAGCTCGACCGGGATGCGCCCGGCGAAGCGCGTGAGGTCGAGCTGCACCGCCTGCGCCGTGCCCGAGAGGTTGTTGACCACCAGGATGGCGTCGCCCTCGTACTCGCGGATGTAGGCGAGGACGTGCGGGTTCTCCGGCTGCAGGAACTCGATGGTCCCGCGGCCGAAGGCGTGGTGCTGCTTGCGCACCGCGATCAGCCGCTTGGTCCAGTTGAGGAGCGAGAAGGGCGAGCGCTCCTGCGCCTCCACGTTGATCGCCTGGAAGCCGTACTGCGTATCCGTGATCGGCGGCAGAAAGAGGCGCGCGGCCTCGGCGCGGCTGAACCCGGCGTTGCGGTCCGGCGACCACTGCATGGGCGTGCGCACCCCGTCGCGGTCGCCCAGGAAGACGTTGTCGCCCATCCCCAGCTCGTCGCCGTAGTACACGATCGGCGACCCCGGCATGGTGAAGAGGATCGAGTTCAGGAGCTCGATCTTGCGCCGGTCGTTGTCCATCAGCGGCGCCAGCCGCCTGCGGATGCCCAGGTTGAGGCGCATGCGCGGATCGGCGGCGTACTCGCGGTACATGTAGTCGCGCTCCTCGTCGGTCACCATCTCCAGGGTGAGCTCGTCGTGGTTGCGCAGGAACATGCACCACTGGCAGTCGTCGGGAATCGGCGGGGTGCGCTCGATGATCTCCACGATCGGCTTCCGGATCCCCTGCCGCACCGCCATGAAGATGCGGGGCATCAGCGGGAAGTGGAACGCCATCTGGAACTCGTCGCCGTCGCCGAAGTAGGGGCGCACGTCCTCCGGCCACTGGTTGGCTTCGGCCAGCAGGATGCGCCCCGGGTACTTGGAGTCCAGCCGTGTGCGGAACTCCTTGAGGATGTCGTGCGTCTCCGGGAGGTTCTCGCAGATCGTCCCTTCGCGCTCGATCAGGTACGGCACCGCGTCCGCGCGGAAGCCGTCCAGCCCGCGGTCCAGCCAGAACTCCATCACCTGGAACATCGCCTCCTTCACGGCGGGGTTGTCCCAGTTGAGGTCCGGCTGGTGGCTGAAGAAGCGGTGCCAGTAGTACTGCCCCGCCACCGGGTCCCACGTCCAGTTGCTCGGCTCCGTGTCGGTGAAGATGACGCGGGCCTCCTTGTACACGGTGTCGTCGTCCGACCACACGTAGAAGTCGCGCTCCGGCGAGCCCTTGGGAGCGCGGCGGGCGCGCTGGAACCAGGGGTGGTCGCTGGAGGTGTGGTTGAGCACCAGGTCCGAGATCACGCGCAGGCCGCGGCGGTGCGCCTCCTCCATGAAGCGCGTGAAGTCGTCCACCGACCCGTACGACGGGTGGATGTTGTAGTAGTCGGCGATGTCGTACCCGTCGTCGCGCAGCGGCGAGGGGTAGTAGGGAAGGAGCCAGATGACGTCCACGCCCAGGCTCTGCACGTAGTCCAGGCGCTGCATCAGCCCGGCGAAGTCGCCGATCCCGTCGGCGTTGGAGTCCTGGAAAGCCTTGACGTGGATCTCGTAAAAGACGGCGTCCTTGTACCAGAGCGGGTCGGAAGCGCTCAACGGGGGCGGTCTCCTGATCGGGGTTCGGGGCCGGCGAACGGCGCGTGCCGCGGCCACAATCGGCCCGGCTCAGGGGCGCCCCGCGTTGCAGGAAGTGCGCCCGCCCCGCCTCAGCCGCCACCGTCGCGACACCTCGCGAACGCGCTGTGATTCCGTCCCCGCTG is a genomic window of Longimicrobium sp. containing:
- the treS gene encoding maltose alpha-D-glucosyltransferase is translated as MSASDPLWYKDAVFYEIHVKAFQDSNADGIGDFAGLMQRLDYVQSLGVDVIWLLPYYPSPLRDDGYDIADYYNIHPSYGSVDDFTRFMEEAHRRGLRVISDLVLNHTSSDHPWFQRARRAPKGSPERDFYVWSDDDTVYKEARVIFTDTEPSNWTWDPVAGQYYWHRFFSHQPDLNWDNPAVKEAMFQVMEFWLDRGLDGFRADAVPYLIEREGTICENLPETHDILKEFRTRLDSKYPGRILLAEANQWPEDVRPYFGDGDEFQMAFHFPLMPRIFMAVRQGIRKPIVEIIERTPPIPDDCQWCMFLRNHDELTLEMVTDEERDYMYREYAADPRMRLNLGIRRRLAPLMDNDRRKIELLNSILFTMPGSPIVYYGDELGMGDNVFLGDRDGVRTPMQWSPDRNAGFSRAEAARLFLPPITDTQYGFQAINVEAQERSPFSLLNWTKRLIAVRKQHHAFGRGTIEFLQPENPHVLAYIREYEGDAILVVNNLSGTAQAVQLDLTRFAGRIPVELLGQTSFLPIDETPYALTLSPYGFFWFGLRPVRVEADAGNDVPAEWAEAEARVFEDAGVLAGMVAAVPHEWLRSQRWFRGKAREILGTELVDHAIVRPERGPRAIASVLRVRYEEGEPEVYFLPLSLHPTLQPGVAPEAIVSQATEAGEFRVFEALGDRRFAGALLDAIREEAVIEGQSGRLVARRGRTFEELDQQRGPVRAISAEQSNTSLIIGDSAILKVFRKLEAGMNPDLEVTRFLTERTTFRNLPALGGWIEHQGAGEPSSVAGLFAFIPNTGDAWSVALKALERYMGAASRSAADPETVAGQEAVRRMAGDFFPSIERLGATTARLHLALASAGDDEPDFAPEPVGDAEVRAYADAFARHVDEVLGELGLRLEKIPGAFPSALLNELTAVVRAAADVRQRGDDLRLLQEAGTVRTRFHGDYHLGQVLRAEKPGPDGSEWYILDYEGEPARPLAERRAKGSPLRDVAGMLRSFNYAVRVALKDYRTDDYRTRMSLERWAAAWEREARTLFLGAYRATVAGSPIVPADADVFARALAVFELEKAVYELGYEMNNRPDWIWVPLEGIRSILGGAA